The DNA window GAGGTGCTTTAATTCGAGCAAAATAGCGTGTTTGTAAATCTTCGCGCGAATCCCGAGCCTGAGCGATGAACTCTTTAGCCGTAGGACGGGACTGCAACCTGTTGCCAAGGGAACCAAGCGCATTTGGCATCAGCACCACCCAAACCGTCCAGATCAATAACAGAATTGCCAGACTCGTTGAGGATTCTTTGACGCGGCTGGAGATAAAGATTCCGAATAAAATAAAGATTGAGATATAGATCAGCGCGACACAGACGATGGCACCCAACCTTATCCAATAACTATCGTCAAATTGAACGGCTTCGGAGAGGTAGATGATGGAGAGACTGACGATTGTTCCAACCAAAAACGGAATAGAGATAGCAAAAAATGCGCCCAGAAATTTACCACAAATCACGGTGTTCCGTGAAATACTGTTTGCCAGCATCAGCCGCAGCGTACCTCGTTCTTGTTCACCGGAGATCGCATCGAATGTAAACAAAATACCCATAAAACTCAATAAGACAGCCGTCACAAATCCCCAATCGATTTTGATATACGCTGGCATGATACTTCGCTCTTTCGGTATCTGTTCTGCAATGAACATTAGATCAAAGTGAGGTGGATATGCTAACCGCCATATTTCTGTGAACTTGTAGGAGCTATCTCCACGTCTCCAGCCTCGCGTTCGACTGGCACTACCGCCGCTCACACGTCCAAATAGGAGTTCTTCCCCGCCGTCTGCACAGAAAGCCAAAGCACTCGGTTTTTTGTGAAGGTCGCCTGGACCTTTTTGGACGAGATGATACAGATTATCACATCGGGTTTTCAACCGATCATGTGAGGCACGAACCCGTTTTCCATATCGGTTTATCCGCTGCTTGTATTCTCCGACGAACATGACGGCATTGACAATCATCAGTATCAAAATTAGGAGTGCTGTCAGCGCGAAACGGAGACTGCTCAAGTGATCGTAGAGTTCGCGTTTGACAATATGAAAAATCATCTTATGTCCTTGATAGAAGGCAGTGTTTGAAGTGTTGGATTCACTCGCGCCTTTTGGGGGTTTTGTGTTTCTTTTGAGTTCCGTTCAACCCAACTTACAGTTAGATTTCCTGTTTGAAGTGTTGGGTTTCACTTGCGCCTTTTCGA is part of the Candidatus Poribacteria bacterium genome and encodes:
- a CDS encoding ABC transporter permease subunit — encoded protein: MIFHIVKRELYDHLSSLRFALTALLILILMIVNAVMFVGEYKQRINRYGKRVRASHDRLKTRCDNLYHLVQKGPGDLHKKPSALAFCADGGEELLFGRVSGGSASRTRGWRRGDSSYKFTEIWRLAYPPHFDLMFIAEQIPKERSIMPAYIKIDWGFVTAVLLSFMGILFTFDAISGEQERGTLRLMLANSISRNTVICGKFLGAFFAISIPFLVGTIVSLSIIYLSEAVQFDDSYWIRLGAIVCVALIYISIFILFGIFISSRVKESSTSLAILLLIWTVWVVLMPNALGSLGNRLQSRPTAKEFIAQARDSREDLQTRYFARIKAPPRREIPATVATSLGAEYVNKDAELRDRLHAGYLSAELRQIQTARSLTRISPAAIVQYAFEALAGTGMPRHLDFISQTRQYARQFRQFLIDTDRADPESPHAIGIPEGTSQKPVNFDAVPKFEDQHRFSADFNAAIVDLLLLILFLLVFFVSTFLSFLRTEIG